A section of the Neisseria dumasiana genome encodes:
- a CDS encoding type VI secretion system Vgr family protein has product MTQTQSYHLSFSRFTPSLSVVSFTATEAFNTAYRLDIELTSADADLSLSSYINQAAKFTVTPVSSDALGLIEGMIAPQALKEWSGIITSCEKLSVSADETRYRMVLEPRIAALKHHRTSRLFQNQNVPDIISSLLKHHGFAGVDFRFNTSREYGVREYVTQYQESDFAFINRLCEEEGIWYAFEQNAQYGDVAVFGDDAAHYFRSNTSPYPYRPHGGLESVGKEAVFALQVKHNPILESIRVGDYNYRDADTDLSSQVTAKSTETDSSVLLGSDSHWGLHQKTPEEAQLQTALLQQLDHSRRIVASGSGNITALSTGQVFQTAPSFSEAPNGWLVVSLTHSGSRDQAYSHRFSAIPADSIFRPERITPLPKIQGSLPARVTSPGNYTYAYIDNMGRYRVKLPFDLDEWSPGGESRPIRLAKPYAGPDYGQHFPLHEGTEVMLSFVQGNPDRPYISGVMHDSSHPDHVPADWNTRNVIRTWANNKLRMEDKQGQEHIKLATEYGKTQLNLGHIVDSQRQKRGDNGEGFELRTDSWGALRAGKGLFISSDGQSGAQGTVLNRDEAIANLEQALSLAKSLNKAANVAKAEGTLTEEQEGRLKNCIKDLYRQVILLSAPDGIASATPQSQLHTAGQHIHHISGGDTDISAGRNFTAHAVESVNLFGQSSGAKLQANQGKVEIQAQNDEMQINALKDTTITSSAGKVIVAAKDEILLTSGGAYIKIKDGNIELGCPKMVWVKCAGFQVMGPSSVNVKTPLLPTTGIYSRRFDFSHIFSKDILEQGLSYQVIHRGQNSETFQKLDHDGRTSRFFGDTQDEIEIAIIGKLTEDGKWRLTEERHCDLHDECCCGAEDEQDYQEDIDDGLDIDDLIEDFNNFGN; this is encoded by the coding sequence ATGACCCAAACCCAATCCTACCACCTCAGCTTCTCCCGCTTCACTCCCTCCCTTTCCGTCGTCTCCTTCACCGCCACCGAAGCATTCAACACAGCCTACCGTCTCGACATCGAACTTACCTCCGCCGATGCCGATTTGTCGCTGTCGTCCTACATCAACCAAGCGGCTAAGTTTACGGTAACGCCGGTAAGCTCTGATGCGTTGGGATTGATTGAGGGAATGATCGCGCCTCAAGCGTTGAAGGAATGGAGCGGCATCATCACTTCCTGCGAGAAGTTGTCGGTATCGGCTGACGAAACCCGTTACCGTATGGTATTGGAACCCCGCATCGCCGCATTGAAGCACCACCGCACTTCGCGGCTGTTTCAAAACCAAAACGTTCCCGACATTATTTCATCGCTGTTGAAACATCACGGTTTTGCCGGTGTCGATTTCCGTTTCAACACTTCCCGCGAATACGGTGTGCGCGAGTATGTGACCCAGTATCAGGAAAGCGACTTCGCCTTTATCAACCGGCTGTGCGAAGAAGAAGGGATTTGGTACGCATTCGAGCAGAATGCCCAATATGGCGATGTGGCAGTATTCGGTGACGATGCCGCCCATTATTTTCGCAGTAATACCTCTCCCTATCCCTACCGCCCCCACGGCGGATTGGAGAGTGTCGGTAAAGAAGCGGTGTTCGCCTTACAGGTGAAACACAACCCGATTCTCGAATCCATCCGCGTCGGCGACTACAACTACCGCGATGCAGATACCGATTTGTCGTCCCAAGTAACGGCCAAGAGTACGGAAACCGACAGCAGCGTTCTACTCGGCAGCGACAGCCATTGGGGTTTGCATCAAAAGACCCCCGAGGAAGCGCAACTTCAGACGGCCTTACTGCAACAGCTCGACCACAGCCGCCGTATTGTTGCCTCCGGCAGCGGCAACATCACCGCCCTCAGCACCGGCCAAGTGTTTCAGACGGCCCCAAGCTTCAGCGAAGCGCCCAACGGCTGGCTGGTAGTGTCGCTCACCCACAGCGGCAGCCGCGACCAAGCGTACAGCCACCGCTTTAGCGCCATCCCCGCCGACAGCATCTTCCGCCCCGAACGCATCACCCCGTTACCCAAGATCCAGGGCAGCCTACCCGCACGAGTCACCAGCCCCGGCAACTACACCTACGCCTATATCGACAACATGGGGCGCTACCGCGTCAAACTGCCGTTCGACCTCGACGAATGGAGCCCGGGCGGAGAAAGCCGCCCCATCCGCCTGGCCAAACCCTACGCCGGCCCCGACTACGGCCAACACTTTCCGCTGCACGAAGGCACCGAAGTGATGCTGTCGTTCGTACAGGGTAATCCCGATAGGCCGTATATCTCGGGTGTGATGCACGACAGTTCCCACCCCGACCATGTTCCCGCCGATTGGAACACCCGTAACGTCATCCGCACTTGGGCGAACAACAAACTGCGGATGGAAGACAAACAGGGGCAGGAACACATCAAACTGGCGACCGAATACGGCAAAACCCAACTCAACCTCGGCCATATCGTCGACAGCCAAAGACAAAAACGCGGCGACAACGGCGAAGGCTTCGAGCTGCGTACCGACAGTTGGGGGGCGTTGCGGGCGGGTAAAGGTTTGTTTATCTCTTCAGATGGCCAAAGCGGTGCACAGGGAACGGTATTAAACCGTGACGAAGCCATCGCCAATTTGGAACAGGCATTGTCATTAGCGAAGAGTCTGAATAAAGCAGCCAATGTAGCCAAAGCGGAAGGAACCTTAACCGAAGAGCAGGAAGGCCGTCTGAAAAACTGTATCAAAGACTTATACCGACAAGTGATTTTACTGTCCGCCCCCGACGGCATTGCCAGCGCCACCCCGCAAAGCCAACTGCACACCGCCGGCCAACACATCCACCATATCAGCGGCGGCGACACCGACATCAGCGCCGGCCGCAACTTTACCGCCCATGCAGTAGAGAGCGTCAACCTGTTCGGCCAAAGCAGCGGCGCGAAGTTACAGGCCAATCAGGGCAAGGTAGAGATTCAGGCCCAGAACGACGAGATGCAGATCAATGCCCTCAAAGACACCACCATCACCAGCAGCGCGGGGAAAGTAATAGTAGCGGCCAAAGACGAAATCCTGCTGACCAGCGGCGGGGCGTACATCAAGATTAAAGACGGCAACATCGAACTGGGCTGTCCGAAAATGGTGTGGGTGAAATGCGCGGGGTTTCAGGTGATGGGGCCGAGTAGTGTGAATGTAAAAACACCTTTATTGCCTACAACAGGTATATATAGTCGTCGTTTTGATTTCAGTCATATATTCTCAAAAGATATTTTGGAGCAGGGATTAAGTTATCAAGTTATTCACAGAGGCCAAAACTCCGAAACTTTCCAAAAATTAGATCATGATGGCAGAACGTCAAGATTCTTTGGTGATACACAAGATGAAATTGAAATAGCTATTATCGGAAAGTTGACGGAAGACGGCAAATGGCGTTTAACAGAAGAAAGACATTGTGATTTGCACGATGAATGCTGTTGTGGTGCAGAAGACGAACAAGATTATCAAGAAGATATCGACGATGGTTTAGATATAGACGATTTAATAGAAGATTTTAACAATTTTGGAAATTAA
- the moaA gene encoding GTP 3',8-cyclase MoaA: MNALTDPFQRRLTYLRLSVTDLCNYRCVYCLPDGYQGKAKPDELSLREIETLVQTFARNGTRKIRLTGGEPTLRRDLADIIAVCKAQPEIEHVALTTNAFKLAKLFPAYRAAGLDKLNISIDSFDPEVFYQITGKRECRNILRALDDILAEGFYSIKVNTLLMRRYIDRTLADALEFVRHRPVTLRFIELMQTRDNFSLFNAQHLSAAGLEADLQAQGWQLMPRQAYAGPAREYWHRDFAGSIGFIAPYSKDFCRSCNRLRVSAQGKMHLCLFGGTAYDLRPWLQQGDTEGLQQHLHELMAEKPEHHFLHNKKFGLIRDLSMIGG; this comes from the coding sequence ATGAACGCATTAACCGACCCTTTCCAACGCCGTTTAACTTACCTGCGTTTGTCCGTTACCGATTTGTGCAACTACCGCTGCGTGTATTGCCTGCCCGACGGCTATCAAGGCAAGGCCAAACCCGACGAATTAAGCCTGCGCGAAATCGAAACGCTGGTGCAAACATTCGCCCGTAACGGCACGCGCAAAATCCGCCTCACCGGCGGCGAACCGACCTTGCGCCGCGATTTGGCCGACATCATTGCCGTCTGCAAAGCACAGCCCGAAATCGAACACGTCGCCCTAACTACCAACGCCTTCAAACTCGCCAAACTTTTCCCCGCCTACCGCGCGGCAGGCTTAGACAAACTCAACATCAGCATCGACAGTTTCGACCCCGAAGTGTTTTACCAAATCACCGGCAAGCGCGAATGCCGCAATATCCTGCGCGCCTTAGACGACATCTTGGCCGAAGGTTTCTACTCGATAAAAGTGAACACCTTATTGATGCGCCGCTACATCGACAGAACGCTCGCCGACGCACTAGAGTTCGTGCGCCACCGCCCCGTTACGCTGCGTTTTATCGAACTGATGCAGACCCGCGATAATTTTTCACTCTTCAACGCACAACACCTTTCCGCCGCAGGATTGGAAGCCGATTTACAGGCACAAGGCTGGCAACTGATGCCCCGCCAAGCATACGCCGGCCCCGCCCGCGAATACTGGCATCGCGATTTCGCCGGCAGCATCGGCTTTATCGCCCCGTACAGCAAAGATTTCTGCCGCAGCTGCAACCGATTGCGCGTCAGCGCCCAAGGCAAAATGCACCTGTGCCTGTTCGGCGGCACCGCCTACGACCTCCGCCCATGGCTGCAACAAGGCGACACCGAAGGCTTGCAGCAGCACCTGCACGAATTGATGGCCGAAAAACCGGAACATCATTTCCTACACAACAAAAAATTCGGCTTGATACGCGACCTTTCAATGATTGGCGGATAG
- the glp gene encoding gephyrin-like molybdotransferase Glp, with protein MSLTSVTELQTLIRAHIDKSKYRPEMETVAVARAAGRVLAQDITSPLNIPCADISAMDGYTLPAAAEAGSRWQVAGEAAAGKPFAGNVPEGGCVRIMTGAVVPVGGACVVLKENVTVEENGIVLNQAAREGDNIRYCGEEVAAGDTVLQAGRILRPADIMLLAALGVGDVPVYRKIKVAVLSTGDELHEPGTPVGTPDQVYDSNRHTLMARLSMLPVDIIDLGQAADDLEGVLHVLDEAARQADAVITSGGVSAGDYDYVREAVLRLGAIHHYKVAMKPGKPFVFGKMLNTWYFGLPGNPVSGFVGFDMFVKEALWLLCGATDVPQPLRFSAVLTRPVKKSPGRTDIQRALLQQEADGSWSAAPSGEQDSHRVWGVSRANGYMILPREAGDLPAGSTVTVQPFTEAFL; from the coding sequence ATGTCGCTCACATCCGTTACCGAACTGCAAACCCTGATTAGGGCGCATATCGATAAAAGCAAATACCGCCCCGAGATGGAAACCGTTGCCGTTGCCCGCGCCGCAGGGCGCGTTTTGGCACAAGACATTACGTCGCCCCTGAATATCCCGTGCGCCGATATTTCCGCTATGGACGGCTACACTTTGCCGGCCGCAGCCGAAGCGGGCAGCCGTTGGCAGGTGGCGGGAGAGGCGGCGGCGGGCAAACCGTTTGCAGGCAATGTTCCCGAAGGCGGATGCGTGCGGATTATGACCGGAGCGGTTGTGCCCGTTGGCGGCGCGTGCGTGGTATTGAAAGAAAACGTAACCGTCGAAGAAAACGGCATCGTACTCAACCAAGCCGCCCGCGAAGGCGACAATATCCGTTATTGCGGCGAAGAAGTGGCCGCAGGAGATACGGTTTTGCAGGCAGGGCGTATTTTACGACCCGCCGACATTATGCTGCTGGCTGCTTTGGGCGTGGGCGATGTGCCGGTTTACCGAAAAATCAAAGTGGCGGTGTTATCCACCGGCGACGAACTGCACGAACCCGGCACGCCCGTAGGCACACCCGATCAGGTGTACGACAGCAACCGCCATACGCTAATGGCCAGATTAAGCATGTTGCCGGTGGATATTATCGATTTGGGGCAGGCGGCAGACGATTTGGAAGGCGTGCTGCATGTGCTCGACGAAGCCGCCCGCCAAGCCGATGCGGTGATTACTTCGGGCGGTGTGTCTGCGGGCGATTATGATTACGTTCGCGAAGCCGTATTGCGTTTGGGTGCCATCCATCATTACAAAGTGGCCATGAAACCGGGCAAGCCTTTTGTGTTCGGCAAAATGCTAAACACTTGGTATTTCGGTTTGCCCGGCAACCCCGTGTCCGGATTCGTGGGTTTTGATATGTTTGTGAAAGAAGCCTTATGGCTGCTGTGCGGGGCAACCGATGTGCCGCAACCACTGCGTTTTTCGGCCGTCTTAACCCGACCCGTGAAAAAATCGCCCGGCCGCACCGACATCCAGCGCGCACTTCTGCAACAAGAAGCCGACGGAAGCTGGTCGGCCGCACCCTCCGGAGAGCAGGATTCCCACCGCGTATGGGGCGTGAGCCGCGCCAACGGCTATATGATCCTGCCGCGTGAGGCAGGCGATTTGCCCGCAGGCAGCACCGTAACCGTCCAGCCTTTTACGGAGGCTTTCTTATGA
- a CDS encoding NarK family nitrate/nitrite MFS transporter, giving the protein MSYLIEHWQPEDKDFWQKTGKKIAKRNLWISIPALLLAFAVWQVWSVAVVNLPNIGFKYSENQLFWLAALPALSGATLRIFYSFMVPVFGGRKWTAFSTASLLLPAVGLGFAVQNPNTDYITMMVLALLCGFGGGNFSSSMANISFFYPKAEKGTALGLNAGLGNLGVSTVQFVVPLVITAGIFGAFGGEPQTWVKGDVTKQMWLQNAGFIWVPFIILSTLAAWFGMNDLASAKASFKDQAIIFSRKHNWIMCILYLGTFGSFIGFAAGFPLLIKSQFTGIDPVKYAFLGPLVGALVRPFGGWISDKIKSGAAVTQIVFAGMIIAVIGVIAFLPSNGQGGNFWGFFACFLALFALTGIGNGSTFMQVPVIFLNMHQKFADEGKVDAEQARLDATKEGAAVIGFTAAFAAYGGFFIPKSYGTSIDLTGGVNAALIGFIIFYAVCLVLNWWYYARKGAEAKC; this is encoded by the coding sequence ATGTCGTATTTGATTGAACATTGGCAGCCGGAAGATAAAGACTTTTGGCAGAAAACCGGTAAAAAAATCGCCAAACGCAATTTATGGATTTCCATTCCCGCCTTGCTGTTGGCCTTTGCCGTTTGGCAGGTGTGGAGCGTGGCGGTGGTCAACCTGCCCAATATCGGCTTTAAATACAGCGAAAACCAGCTTTTCTGGCTGGCGGCGCTGCCTGCGCTTTCCGGTGCGACTTTGCGTATTTTTTATTCGTTTATGGTGCCCGTGTTCGGTGGCCGCAAATGGACGGCATTCTCTACCGCCAGCCTGCTGCTGCCCGCCGTCGGTTTGGGCTTCGCCGTGCAGAATCCCAATACCGACTACATCACCATGATGGTGTTGGCCTTGCTGTGCGGCTTCGGCGGCGGTAACTTCTCGTCGAGCATGGCCAATATCAGCTTTTTCTACCCCAAAGCGGAAAAAGGCACGGCTCTGGGCTTGAACGCGGGTTTGGGCAACTTGGGCGTTTCCACCGTTCAGTTTGTGGTGCCGCTGGTGATTACCGCGGGCATCTTCGGTGCGTTCGGTGGCGAACCGCAAACTTGGGTTAAAGGCGACGTTACCAAGCAAATGTGGCTGCAAAATGCGGGTTTTATTTGGGTGCCGTTTATCATTCTTTCCACTTTGGCGGCATGGTTCGGCATGAACGATTTGGCCAGCGCAAAAGCCAGTTTTAAAGACCAAGCCATCATTTTCAGCCGCAAACACAACTGGATTATGTGCATTCTCTATTTGGGCACGTTCGGCTCGTTTATCGGTTTTGCCGCCGGTTTCCCGCTGCTGATTAAAAGCCAGTTTACCGGCATCGACCCGGTGAAATACGCCTTCTTGGGGCCGTTGGTAGGTGCGCTGGTGCGTCCGTTCGGCGGTTGGATTTCCGATAAAATCAAAAGCGGCGCGGCCGTTACCCAAATCGTATTCGCAGGCATGATTATCGCCGTAATCGGTGTGATCGCCTTTTTACCGAGCAACGGGCAGGGCGGCAATTTCTGGGGCTTCTTCGCCTGCTTCTTGGCCTTGTTTGCGCTAACGGGCATCGGCAACGGTTCAACCTTTATGCAGGTGCCGGTGATTTTCCTCAACATGCACCAAAAGTTTGCCGACGAAGGTAAAGTCGATGCGGAGCAAGCCCGTCTCGATGCCACCAAAGAAGGCGCGGCGGTGATCGGCTTTACGGCGGCGTTTGCGGCTTACGGCGGTTTCTTTATTCCGAAAAGCTACGGCACGTCTATCGACCTCACCGGCGGCGTGAATGCAGCTTTGATCGGTTTCATCATTTTCTATGCCGTTTGTTTGGTGTTGAACTGGTGGTATTACGCCCGTAAAGGTGCGGAAGCCAAGTGCTGA